The Aureitalea marina genome includes a window with the following:
- a CDS encoding glycosyltransferase family 2 protein translates to MPTVALILINYNSARYTLECLESVLEKTAKNLDFELVVVDNNSKEEDYQYLLDNWPQDHRINLVRSDINTGFGGGNMRGRIEVSGKYLLFLNNDTQLLNDGLSLLSQYMDEHPEVGVCTAQNYDEHGQFVPSFDHNKGLRKLLFGRGFLQASNPKRYPDRKKEYDQPVVVNWVNGAFMFFRSSDFDAIGGFDTNVFLYFEEMDLGHRLRKIGKQCVLHPGARILHYQGVSIGRSREIDKEAYISYLYVVRKNRGWAYALMINLYLILVCLIKPKKWYLLPTLLRGGSLKNSLKNKQTARTKDASRN, encoded by the coding sequence ATGCCAACCGTCGCCCTTATCCTGATCAATTACAATTCCGCTCGCTACACCCTGGAGTGCCTGGAGTCGGTTCTGGAAAAGACAGCAAAGAACCTGGATTTCGAATTGGTGGTGGTAGACAATAACTCCAAGGAAGAAGACTATCAATATCTACTGGACAATTGGCCCCAGGATCACAGGATCAATTTGGTCCGATCTGACATCAACACAGGATTTGGCGGTGGCAACATGCGCGGCCGGATAGAAGTCAGCGGGAAATACCTGCTCTTCCTAAACAACGACACCCAACTCTTGAATGACGGTCTGAGTCTCCTAAGTCAGTATATGGACGAACATCCCGAGGTTGGGGTCTGTACAGCTCAGAACTACGACGAACACGGGCAATTTGTACCCTCATTTGATCACAATAAAGGGTTGAGGAAATTACTTTTTGGTCGGGGTTTTTTACAGGCCTCTAATCCCAAGCGCTATCCGGACCGGAAGAAGGAATACGATCAACCTGTGGTGGTCAATTGGGTAAACGGTGCCTTTATGTTCTTCCGCAGCTCAGATTTTGACGCTATAGGAGGATTTGACACCAATGTGTTCCTTTATTTTGAAGAAATGGACCTGGGCCATCGCCTCAGGAAGATCGGCAAACAGTGTGTGCTGCATCCCGGTGCCAGGATATTGCATTATCAGGGCGTTAGTATTGGCCGTTCCCGGGAAATAGACAAAGAAGCGTATATTTCCTATCTCTATGTGGTCCGTAAGAACCGAGGATGGGCCTATGCGTTGATGATCAATTTGTATCTGATCCTGGTCTGTCTGATCAAACCCAAAAAATGGTATTTATTACCAACCCTATTAAGGGGCGGATCACTCAAAAATTCACTAAAGAATAAACAAACGGCACGAACGAAGGATGCAAGCAGAAATTGA
- a CDS encoding L-threonylcarbamoyladenylate synthase — MQAEIDKALKTLKSGGIILYPTDTSWGIGCDATHATAVDRIFELKKRPGDKAMICLVNDFRMLSQYLNQVPEMAYDVLKYANKPTTVVYDDPIRVAENLVAADNSLAIRVVRDTFCGELIKRLKKPLVSTSANLSGAPTPAKFKDIDKAIVQGVDYVVNWNRDKVNKRSSSIIKIKNDGTVKVIRS, encoded by the coding sequence ATGCAAGCAGAAATTGACAAAGCCTTAAAAACACTGAAATCCGGGGGGATCATTCTCTATCCAACTGATACCAGTTGGGGCATTGGCTGTGATGCAACCCATGCGACGGCTGTCGACCGTATCTTCGAACTCAAAAAAAGGCCTGGGGACAAGGCCATGATCTGCTTGGTCAATGACTTTCGCATGCTCTCCCAGTATTTGAACCAGGTACCGGAAATGGCATACGACGTTCTGAAATACGCCAATAAACCTACTACAGTTGTCTATGATGATCCAATTCGTGTGGCCGAAAACCTGGTCGCTGCAGACAACAGCTTGGCCATCAGGGTGGTTCGAGATACCTTTTGCGGAGAACTGATCAAACGCTTGAAAAAACCACTGGTCTCGACCTCAGCCAACCTCAGCGGAGCGCCTACACCGGCTAAATTCAAGGATATTGACAAGGCCATTGTGCAGGGAGTTGATTATGTGGTCAATTGGAATCGAGACAAGGTGAATAAGAGGTCCTCCTCCATCATAAAAATTAAAAATGACGGAACCGTCAAAGTGATAAGAAGCTAA
- a CDS encoding class I SAM-dependent methyltransferase, whose product MSKTTGMDYESKPRDYYENEREEMLEFLPAQVEHVLDVGCSNGNFGRMVKEKTGAEVQGIEPMKEFADLASEQLDKVYTATVEDAIAQLPDNYFDVIYCNDVLEHLVDPYSVLRSFKAKLKPGGRVISSIPNMRYFRSFFKLLFQGEWKHEDEGIMDRTHLRWFTQKSMVQLFEDQGYEVFEQKGINASKSLKPRLMNLLMLGGAADMKYMQFATVGVLK is encoded by the coding sequence ATGAGCAAGACAACCGGGATGGATTACGAAAGTAAGCCACGCGACTATTACGAAAACGAGCGGGAAGAAATGTTGGAATTCTTGCCAGCCCAGGTGGAACACGTATTGGACGTAGGATGCAGCAACGGGAATTTTGGTCGTATGGTCAAAGAAAAGACCGGTGCCGAGGTACAGGGGATAGAACCCATGAAAGAGTTCGCCGACCTGGCCAGTGAACAACTTGACAAGGTTTATACGGCCACAGTCGAGGACGCCATCGCTCAACTACCCGATAACTATTTTGACGTGATCTATTGTAACGACGTGCTGGAACATCTGGTAGACCCATACTCGGTTCTGAGATCATTTAAGGCTAAACTTAAACCCGGTGGACGGGTCATCAGTTCCATCCCAAACATGCGTTATTTCAGGTCTTTTTTCAAGCTCTTGTTCCAAGGCGAATGGAAGCATGAGGATGAAGGGATCATGGACCGAACCCACCTGCGTTGGTTTACCCAAAAAAGCATGGTCCAGTTATTCGAAGATCAAGGATATGAGGTTTTCGAGCAAAAAGGTATCAACGCCAGTAAATCGCTTAAACCACGTCTGATGAATCTACTGATGCTGGGAGGAGCCGCCGATATGAAGTATATGCAATTTGCTACTGTGGGCGTACTAAAATAA
- a CDS encoding CCA tRNA nucleotidyltransferase, giving the protein MAKTYPKAIHHPVFKDISSAASELRLDAYVIGGFVRDFFLDRGTHKDIDIVAIGSGIDLAKKVSSKLSGKPKVTIFKNYGTAMIKAGDLELEFVGARKESYRKDSRNPAVENGTLEDDQNRRDFTINALAISLNPDNFGELLDPFGGMTDLENKLIRTPLDPDTTYSDDPLRMLRAIRFATQLGFTIEETSLEAIGRNAERIRIVSKERIVDEINKILATDKPSVGFAILHKTGLLPEIFPELSALEGIEEMEGQRHKDNFWHTLEVVDNLAATSDDLWLRWAALLHDIGKAPTKRFDKKIGWTFHGHEFVGGKMVYKLFKRLKMPLNEKMKFVQKMVTMSSRPIVLASDVTDSAVRRLVFDAGDHVDDLMTLCEADITTKNPKRFKRYHQNFKRVREKIVEVEERDHIRNFQPPVSGEEIMATFGIGPSREIGIIKEAIKEAILEGQIPNEHQAAYQFMLERAASLGLKPV; this is encoded by the coding sequence ATGGCAAAAACATATCCCAAAGCGATCCATCATCCTGTCTTCAAGGATATTTCTTCCGCGGCCAGCGAGCTTCGTCTGGATGCTTATGTTATCGGTGGATTTGTACGGGATTTCTTCCTGGACCGAGGTACGCACAAGGATATTGATATAGTGGCCATTGGAAGCGGGATCGACCTGGCCAAGAAGGTCTCTTCCAAACTTTCTGGAAAACCCAAAGTGACCATTTTTAAGAATTATGGCACGGCCATGATCAAGGCCGGTGACCTGGAATTGGAATTTGTGGGCGCCCGCAAGGAATCCTATCGCAAGGATAGTCGAAATCCGGCGGTGGAAAACGGGACCCTGGAGGATGATCAGAATAGGCGGGATTTTACCATAAATGCGCTGGCCATTAGTTTGAATCCGGACAATTTCGGGGAATTACTGGACCCATTTGGAGGGATGACGGATCTGGAGAACAAACTGATCCGTACGCCACTGGACCCGGATACCACCTACAGCGACGACCCGCTAAGAATGCTCAGGGCCATCCGTTTTGCTACACAGCTGGGTTTTACCATAGAAGAAACTTCCCTGGAGGCCATCGGCCGGAATGCGGAACGGATACGGATCGTATCCAAGGAACGCATAGTCGATGAGATCAATAAGATCCTGGCTACAGATAAACCTTCTGTGGGTTTTGCTATCCTGCATAAAACCGGGCTGTTACCGGAGATATTTCCAGAGCTGTCCGCCTTGGAAGGGATAGAGGAAATGGAAGGTCAGCGCCACAAGGACAATTTCTGGCATACCCTGGAAGTGGTGGATAACCTGGCGGCTACCTCAGATGACCTCTGGCTCCGATGGGCAGCACTATTGCACGATATTGGCAAGGCACCGACCAAACGCTTCGATAAGAAGATCGGCTGGACCTTCCACGGGCACGAATTTGTTGGCGGGAAGATGGTTTACAAACTCTTCAAGCGCTTGAAGATGCCGCTGAACGAGAAAATGAAGTTTGTGCAAAAGATGGTGACCATGAGTTCCCGTCCGATCGTTTTGGCATCTGATGTAACCGATAGTGCCGTTCGCAGGCTGGTTTTTGATGCGGGTGACCACGTAGACGATCTGATGACACTATGCGAGGCAGATATCACAACCAAAAATCCGAAACGATTTAAGCGTTATCACCAGAATTTCAAACGTGTCCGGGAGAAGATCGTCGAGGTAGAAGAGCGAGACCATATCCGAAACTTTCAACCACCGGTCAGCGGGGAAGAAATCATGGCCACTTTTGGCATAGGACCCTCCCGGGAGATTGGGATCATAAAAGAAGCTATAAAAGAAGCCATACTCGAAGGACAGATTCCCAACGAGCATCAGGCGGCATATCAATTCATGCTGGAAAGGGCAGCCAGCCTAGGTTTAAAACCGGTTTAA
- a CDS encoding COX15/CtaA family protein, with protein sequence MKDHKGVIYWLLAGCALIFTMVIVGGITRLTHSGLSMSDYNLITGTIPPMNEAEWQAAFELYQQYPEFQKINFNFTLEDFKQIYFWEWIHRVIGRLIGVVFIIPFLYFLVRKQLSKATIRKCLVLLFLGGFQGFLGWYMVKSGLVDRPDVSHYRLAMHLTTAFITFAYTLWVALDLIFPDKKPIDRSMRKLIRWGLALLLVQIVWGAFVAGLDAGWIHNHWPKMSDGKWIHETVTIEQDPVWKNFVEGKSGVQFVHRYMAYAVVGIIIAIWLKGKKRVMTTFQSRGLNVLLGLVFIQFVLGVLTLLMQVPVWLGVLHQVFAFLLLAAMTFSLHRYSK encoded by the coding sequence ATGAAGGATCACAAAGGAGTTATCTATTGGCTGTTAGCGGGCTGCGCGCTAATCTTCACCATGGTCATAGTTGGCGGAATAACCCGTTTAACACATTCGGGTCTTTCCATGTCCGACTACAATCTCATCACGGGCACCATTCCTCCCATGAATGAGGCCGAGTGGCAGGCTGCCTTTGAACTGTATCAGCAGTACCCGGAATTTCAAAAGATCAACTTTAATTTCACGCTGGAGGACTTCAAACAGATCTATTTCTGGGAGTGGATACACCGAGTGATCGGACGACTGATCGGCGTGGTTTTCATTATACCATTCCTTTATTTCCTGGTGCGTAAGCAACTCAGTAAAGCGACTATCCGCAAATGTTTGGTTCTACTTTTTTTAGGTGGTTTTCAAGGTTTCCTGGGTTGGTATATGGTAAAAAGCGGCTTGGTAGATCGACCGGATGTCAGTCACTATCGACTCGCCATGCACCTGACTACTGCCTTCATTACCTTTGCTTACACCCTCTGGGTTGCCCTTGATCTGATCTTCCCGGACAAAAAACCAATTGATCGCTCCATGCGTAAACTGATCCGCTGGGGTCTGGCGCTGTTACTGGTGCAGATCGTGTGGGGAGCCTTTGTGGCCGGCCTGGACGCCGGTTGGATCCACAATCACTGGCCCAAGATGAGCGATGGCAAATGGATACACGAAACAGTGACCATAGAGCAGGATCCGGTATGGAAGAATTTCGTAGAAGGTAAGAGTGGTGTGCAATTTGTGCACCGATACATGGCTTACGCTGTTGTGGGAATTATCATCGCGATTTGGTTAAAAGGAAAGAAACGAGTCATGACGACATTCCAAAGTCGAGGTCTGAATGTCCTCCTTGGTTTGGTATTTATACAATTCGTTCTAGGTGTACTAACCCTTCTGATGCAGGTTCCAGTCTGGTTGGGTGTGCTCCACCAGGTCTTTGCATTCTTGTTGTTGGCTGCCATGACTTTTTCCCTGCACAGGTACTCAAAATAA
- a CDS encoding IS1096 element passenger TnpR family protein, producing the protein MIYRFRVILDTHEDVFRDLEINAEDTLEDLHNVIVQSFGFGGQEMASFYLSDPEWVQGEEIPMFDMSEVPGEIKVMNETFLEDVVNEQSPRLIYVYDFLNMWTFLVELAEIAEIEEGRTYPNLIFAHGHIPEEAPEKEFIAEPESGSQDALDRDYDTDDYQDLDFDQNWN; encoded by the coding sequence ATGATATATCGATTTCGCGTAATTCTGGATACTCACGAAGATGTCTTTCGCGACCTGGAGATCAATGCGGAGGATACCCTGGAGGACCTTCACAATGTGATCGTGCAAAGCTTTGGTTTTGGCGGTCAGGAAATGGCTTCATTTTACCTCAGCGATCCCGAATGGGTACAAGGTGAAGAGATCCCGATGTTCGACATGAGTGAAGTTCCTGGGGAGATCAAAGTGATGAACGAGACCTTCCTGGAAGATGTGGTCAATGAGCAAAGTCCGCGCTTGATCTATGTGTATGACTTTTTAAACATGTGGACTTTTCTAGTCGAGCTGGCAGAGATCGCAGAGATCGAAGAGGGTCGCACCTATCCCAACCTCATCTTTGCTCACGGGCATATTCCGGAAGAGGCACCCGAAAAAGAGTTCATCGCCGAACCGGAATCAGGCTCCCAGGATGCCCTGGACCGGGACTATGATACGGACGATTATCAGGACCTGGATTTTGACCAAAACTGGAACTAG
- a CDS encoding nucleoid-associated protein, whose protein sequence is MINLYSTQIDQLSIHRVGNKSRAEGLFLSATPCQMNDELHALLKEYFFKPFREKDEDYLRFAHEVDLEFHTLQQLVKRAFAKQENFTNIAQDITRCLYEQSDHPHIKGGEVYVTYLEGIVHDNEKVDGIGIFKSELTQDFLQFDQGETQLVPRLEQGINLSKLDKGALILNVDGEDGFKLLSVDSNRYDTRYWLERFLGAEPLADENFKTKHYLKMCQDFARQVVLPAEDKKEEVLFMNRAVNHFAKNDTFEETQFMNDVIENPDLIPEFRHFKTEQAPKYKIEDLTTFPIANTAVTAARKKIRNTIELDTNIQIKMDFINPESAERFVEKGWDEEKQMYYYLVYFNQERKS, encoded by the coding sequence GTGATCAATCTTTACAGTACCCAAATCGACCAGTTGTCCATCCATCGGGTTGGAAACAAGAGTCGGGCTGAAGGACTTTTTCTTTCCGCCACACCCTGCCAGATGAATGACGAACTCCACGCCTTATTGAAGGAATATTTCTTTAAACCCTTTCGCGAAAAAGATGAGGACTACCTCCGTTTTGCTCACGAGGTGGATCTGGAGTTTCACACCCTCCAACAACTCGTTAAACGGGCTTTCGCAAAACAGGAGAATTTTACCAATATCGCCCAGGATATCACCCGTTGTCTATACGAACAATCTGATCATCCGCACATCAAAGGTGGAGAGGTCTACGTGACCTACCTTGAGGGAATCGTGCACGACAATGAGAAAGTTGATGGAATCGGGATCTTCAAATCGGAGTTGACCCAGGATTTTCTGCAATTTGACCAGGGTGAGACTCAATTGGTACCCCGCTTGGAACAAGGGATAAACCTCAGTAAACTAGATAAAGGAGCCCTTATCCTGAACGTGGATGGTGAAGACGGCTTTAAACTACTATCAGTAGATAGCAATCGATACGATACCCGTTATTGGTTGGAGCGTTTCCTGGGGGCCGAACCGCTTGCTGACGAGAATTTCAAGACCAAGCACTACCTGAAAATGTGCCAGGATTTTGCCCGTCAGGTTGTTTTACCGGCTGAGGACAAGAAAGAGGAAGTTTTGTTCATGAATCGCGCTGTGAATCACTTCGCCAAGAACGATACTTTCGAAGAGACGCAGTTCATGAACGACGTGATCGAAAATCCGGATCTTATCCCGGAATTCCGTCATTTTAAAACGGAACAGGCTCCTAAGTACAAGATCGAGGATCTGACGACCTTCCCCATCGCCAATACAGCCGTGACCGCTGCCCGAAAGAAGATTCGCAACACCATCGAGTTGGATACCAATATCCAGATCAAGATGGATTTCATCAACCCGGAGAGTGCAGAGCGCTTCGTTGAAAAAGGTTGGGACGAAGAAAAACAGATGTACTACTACCTGGTCTATTTCAACCAGGAGCGCAAGAGCTAA
- a CDS encoding ABC transporter ATP-binding protein: MEHILTINNLTKRFGPITAVDNLSFTIEKGNVYGILGPNGSGKSTTLGIVLNVVNRTAGEFSWFDGAMDTHEALKRVGAIIERPNFYPYMTAVQNLELVCKIKGVDTDKVDEKLEAVGLLDRKDSKFRTFSLGMKQRLAIASALLNDPEILILDEPTNGLDPQGIHQIRQIIKEIAAQGTTILLASHLLDEVEKVCTHVVILRKGASLYSGRVDGMNASHGFFILESNDMEQLKATLESLPSIDKIKSEGEQLVAYLNQPMDATELNQLMHQKGIVLSHLVKRKESLEEQFLEITNNLN; encoded by the coding sequence GTGGAACACATCCTGACGATCAACAACCTGACCAAGCGATTTGGTCCCATCACGGCAGTCGATAATCTTTCCTTCACCATAGAAAAAGGCAACGTCTATGGGATACTTGGACCAAACGGGAGTGGTAAGTCCACCACCCTAGGTATCGTGCTCAATGTAGTCAACCGGACGGCCGGGGAATTTTCCTGGTTTGATGGTGCCATGGACACACACGAAGCATTAAAACGTGTTGGAGCCATTATTGAACGGCCCAATTTCTATCCCTATATGACGGCGGTACAAAACCTGGAATTGGTCTGCAAGATCAAAGGGGTGGACACGGATAAGGTCGATGAAAAATTGGAAGCTGTGGGTTTGCTGGATCGTAAGGACAGTAAATTCAGAACCTTTTCGCTGGGGATGAAACAACGTCTGGCCATTGCGTCTGCCTTGCTGAACGACCCGGAGATACTGATCCTGGACGAACCCACAAACGGATTGGACCCACAGGGGATTCATCAGATCCGTCAGATCATCAAAGAAATCGCTGCTCAGGGTACCACCATATTACTTGCTTCACACCTGTTGGACGAAGTTGAAAAGGTGTGTACCCATGTGGTCATTCTTAGAAAAGGAGCCAGTTTGTATAGCGGCCGGGTAGATGGTATGAACGCCAGTCATGGCTTCTTTATCCTGGAATCGAACGATATGGAGCAGTTGAAGGCCACCTTGGAAAGTTTGCCTTCCATCGATAAGATCAAATCCGAAGGAGAACAGTTAGTTGCTTACCTGAACCAGCCCATGGATGCCACAGAACTGAACCAACTGATGCATCAGAAAGGCATTGTCCTTTCACATCTGGTCAAACGAAAAGAAAGCCTGGAAGAGCAATTCCTGGAGATCACCAACAACCTAAATTAA
- a CDS encoding ABC transporter permease: protein MLRLLSIEVQKLRYNKSARVISIVYFVLITFIALIASIEFNFGDINFRVADQGIFNFPFIWHFNTYIAAILKIFLAIVIVSMMANEYSYRTLKQNLIDGISKKEFVLSKFITVVGFAAVSTVFVFVVSMILGLSFSDYMEIGIIFSDLEYLLAYFIKLVGFFSFCLFLGVLVKRSAYAIGFLVIWWLAEGLLYLLMKWRFFRDTDIAENVMQFFPLTSMSNLIIEPATRLGAVQSAASQLGENLDKDYEVGILPLLIVSAWIFLFVYWSFLILKRRDL from the coding sequence ATGTTACGACTTTTAAGTATAGAAGTACAAAAGCTTCGATACAATAAATCGGCCCGAGTGATCTCTATTGTCTACTTCGTGCTGATCACCTTTATTGCCCTTATCGCCTCTATTGAATTCAATTTTGGGGATATCAATTTCCGTGTTGCAGACCAGGGAATTTTCAATTTTCCATTCATCTGGCACTTCAATACGTATATAGCAGCCATACTAAAAATATTCCTGGCCATTGTCATCGTTTCCATGATGGCCAATGAGTACAGTTACCGGACCCTAAAACAGAACCTGATCGATGGGATCTCGAAAAAGGAGTTCGTTTTGTCCAAATTCATAACTGTTGTAGGTTTCGCAGCCGTATCCACTGTCTTTGTGTTTGTGGTTTCCATGATACTGGGATTGTCCTTTTCAGATTATATGGAGATCGGCATCATCTTTAGTGACCTGGAATACCTTTTGGCTTATTTTATCAAATTAGTTGGATTCTTCTCCTTCTGTCTTTTCCTGGGAGTGCTGGTTAAGCGATCGGCATATGCTATCGGATTCCTGGTGATCTGGTGGTTAGCTGAGGGCTTACTATACTTACTGATGAAATGGCGTTTCTTTAGGGATACGGATATAGCCGAAAACGTGATGCAGTTCTTCCCATTGACTTCAATGTCTAACCTGATCATCGAACCAGCTACCCGACTGGGAGCCGTCCAGAGCGCGGCCAGTCAGTTAGGTGAAAATCTGGATAAGGACTATGAGGTAGGGATCTTACCACTGCTGATCGTCTCTGCATGGATCTTCCTATTTGTTTATTGGTCCTTCCTGATACTGAAGCGCAGGGACTTGTAA
- a CDS encoding gliding motility-associated C-terminal domain-containing protein produces MRLAGIFATILLLIPLTMRGQQVELFTQHNGNYDYLAFGNTLNPAENSDGICEILTESSANFSLLAGQSIIAAYLYWAGSGTGDFEVELNGIPIEAERQFSFNFDSQGTNYEFFGAMAEITTLLQESDTNDYLFTELDLTDVIEPFCANQTNFGGWSVTVVYEDLGLPLNQVAIFDGFEAVSGGNTTLNIELNNLDVLDNIGAKIGFLAWEGDSGLAVDETLRINGAILSNPPLNPANNAFNGTNSFTNSSELYNMDIDVYSIENNIDPGDTQALIQLTSGQDLVLINNIVTVLNTELPDATIEISLRDPIVCGDTDFTLDYTVFNLNSTGELVAKTPIAFYIDDVLVGQAQTLNEIPIDGSESNSIVLDFPADLTELFELRAVVDDDGTGEGLSLELDEDNNEDNLELQQLINPEIIGVIDLEECDLVQTEIFDLTLATAQIDAANDISFHLSFEDADEDERPIENPEEYENISSPQTIWIRVENEQCYLVDSFTITVVFCPYPDATIEVDNQINACRQRDSEIEYTVYNIDGRGPLPSGTPIAFYAEDELIGRSTTINTIPINGSERGFTEVELPMSLPEEFPIRVVVDDDGSGTSTVLELNEENNDFTQVVIFVSIPPIGRLNDLLLCDEGFQSAVFDLTQLNDLVSTDPNDSITYYTSETDAIEGDNWILNPESFSNTSNPQAIYVRLENEICFATAVFEIETEKCPVSVSQGISPNGDNLNDELEIPGLLDIFLDFELDIYSRYGNLVYQGGNEDGFWDGKPNKGLFGNPGTLVPTGTYYYVLKLNDPLYPEPLIGYVYVNY; encoded by the coding sequence ATGCGCCTAGCTGGAATTTTTGCCACTATCCTATTGCTAATCCCACTGACCATGAGGGGTCAGCAAGTCGAGTTATTTACCCAACACAACGGTAATTATGACTATTTAGCGTTTGGGAACACCTTAAACCCAGCTGAAAATAGTGATGGCATATGCGAGATCCTGACCGAGAGCTCGGCCAATTTCTCCCTGCTTGCAGGGCAATCCATCATTGCTGCCTATCTGTATTGGGCCGGATCAGGAACCGGGGATTTTGAAGTAGAGCTGAACGGTATACCTATTGAAGCTGAGCGTCAGTTCTCATTTAATTTTGATAGCCAGGGAACGAACTATGAATTCTTCGGGGCCATGGCCGAAATTACCACTTTGTTGCAGGAGTCGGACACCAACGACTATTTGTTCACTGAACTGGACCTGACCGACGTGATCGAGCCCTTTTGCGCTAACCAAACCAACTTCGGAGGATGGTCGGTAACAGTAGTCTATGAAGATCTTGGGCTGCCGTTGAACCAAGTGGCCATATTTGATGGCTTCGAGGCCGTATCAGGAGGAAATACCACCTTGAACATCGAACTAAATAACCTGGATGTCCTGGACAATATCGGGGCCAAGATCGGTTTCCTGGCCTGGGAAGGAGATTCCGGCCTTGCCGTGGATGAGACGCTCAGGATCAATGGGGCCATTTTGAGTAATCCCCCTTTGAACCCTGCCAATAACGCATTTAATGGGACAAACTCATTCACCAACTCCTCTGAACTTTACAACATGGACATCGATGTGTACAGCATCGAGAATAATATCGACCCCGGAGATACCCAGGCATTGATACAACTTACCTCTGGCCAGGACCTGGTACTGATCAATAATATAGTGACGGTGCTCAACACAGAATTGCCTGATGCAACAATCGAGATCTCACTGCGGGATCCCATCGTTTGTGGAGATACAGATTTCACCTTGGACTATACCGTATTTAACCTGAACAGTACGGGAGAACTAGTGGCAAAAACTCCTATTGCTTTTTACATTGACGATGTCTTAGTCGGCCAGGCTCAGACCTTGAATGAGATCCCGATCGACGGCTCGGAAAGTAATAGTATCGTCCTGGATTTTCCCGCAGACCTTACCGAACTGTTTGAACTCAGGGCGGTAGTAGATGATGATGGAACCGGTGAAGGCCTTTCCCTGGAACTGGACGAGGACAACAATGAAGATAACCTGGAACTACAGCAGCTGATCAATCCGGAGATTATTGGGGTGATCGACCTGGAGGAATGCGATCTGGTGCAGACGGAGATCTTCGACCTGACCCTGGCTACGGCCCAGATCGATGCGGCTAACGACATTTCGTTTCACCTCAGTTTTGAAGATGCCGATGAAGACGAACGGCCAATAGAAAATCCAGAGGAATACGAGAATATCTCAAGCCCCCAAACCATATGGATTCGTGTAGAGAACGAACAATGCTACCTGGTAGATAGTTTTACCATAACCGTGGTTTTTTGTCCATATCCGGATGCGACCATAGAGGTAGACAACCAGATCAATGCATGCAGACAGCGGGACAGCGAGATCGAATACACGGTGTACAATATCGACGGTCGGGGGCCATTACCTTCCGGAACACCCATTGCGTTTTACGCTGAAGATGAACTGATCGGGCGATCCACTACCATCAATACGATACCCATAAACGGGAGTGAAAGAGGATTTACCGAAGTGGAATTGCCTATGAGTTTGCCTGAAGAATTCCCCATCAGGGTTGTGGTAGACGATGATGGCTCGGGCACAAGTACTGTACTGGAACTGAATGAGGAAAATAATGATTTCACCCAAGTAGTCATCTTTGTGAGTATTCCCCCTATTGGTCGCTTGAACGATCTTTTGCTTTGTGACGAGGGATTTCAGTCTGCCGTTTTCGACCTGACTCAGCTCAATGACCTGGTCTCAACGGATCCTAACGATAGTATCACGTATTACACCTCTGAAACCGACGCCATCGAAGGCGATAATTGGATACTAAATCCAGAAAGTTTTAGCAATACATCCAATCCGCAGGCCATCTATGTCCGGCTGGAAAATGAGATCTGTTTTGCTACCGCCGTCTTTGAGATAGAAACGGAAAAGTGTCCGGTGAGTGTTTCCCAGGGGATTTCACCCAATGGTGACAACCTAAATGATGAACTCGAGATTCCCGGTCTATTGGATATATTTTTGGACTTCGAACTCGATATCTATTCCCGCTATGGTAACCTGGTTTACCAGGGGGGAAACGAGGACGGTTTTTGGGACGGAAAACCCAATAAAGGACTGTTCGGGAATCCAGGTACCCTTGTCCCAACCGGCACCTATTATTATGTCCTTAAACTGAATGATCCACTCTATCCCGAACCGCTGATCGGCTATGTCTATGTGAATTATTGA